A portion of the Oxynema aestuarii AP17 genome contains these proteins:
- the cas1 gene encoding CRISPR-associated endonuclease Cas1 — protein sequence MLELLHLTESMTAIYLTQPGSLLDAKRGVFELWHDDRRQRRIPAKLTSQILVFEDSQLSKTAIALAISFRLPVLFLDRHHRHLGRLHLNPNSGSQHRSRPGTPDPDDRRDLAERLVSAILNSRQSLLNTLDGAICPTVELTRGTIARILDELPTASGDRLREHLTGVDRLYYPALRQWLRLSAGTVLAPIDPWFYLAHSLLEQVTYGFVLDAGVNPYESILHCDTGDNLPLVRDLMLEWTVTLVDLLVLRFCMDEFLFSGNGNGSHSPLSRLRDRFVQQWETQLASEAIAGTSYRQCLFAQVRRYREALWGDRLYSPVLLRSESFVSGQPLRALRSRRSPCTHLT from the coding sequence ATGCTGGAACTGTTGCATTTAACCGAGTCTATGACGGCCATTTATTTGACTCAACCCGGTTCCCTACTCGACGCCAAACGTGGAGTGTTTGAACTGTGGCACGACGATCGCCGCCAACGGCGTATCCCCGCCAAACTGACCAGCCAGATCCTGGTGTTTGAAGACAGTCAACTGTCTAAAACAGCGATCGCCCTAGCGATTTCCTTTCGCTTACCTGTCTTATTTCTCGATCGCCACCATCGCCACCTCGGGCGCCTTCACCTCAACCCTAATAGTGGCTCCCAACACCGATCGCGACCTGGAACGCCCGATCCCGACGATCGTCGCGATCTCGCCGAACGCCTTGTCAGTGCTATCTTAAACAGTCGCCAAAGCTTATTAAATACCCTCGATGGTGCTATTTGTCCCACCGTCGAACTGACCCGAGGGACGATCGCCCGCATCCTCGACGAGTTGCCCACTGCATCCGGCGATCGCCTGCGCGAGCATCTGACGGGGGTAGACCGCCTCTACTATCCTGCTTTGCGCCAATGGTTGCGACTGAGCGCGGGAACGGTTCTCGCACCGATCGATCCCTGGTTCTATTTGGCTCACAGCTTACTCGAACAGGTGACCTATGGTTTTGTCCTCGATGCGGGAGTGAACCCCTACGAGTCGATTTTGCACTGTGACACTGGGGATAATCTGCCTTTAGTGCGCGATTTGATGCTGGAGTGGACTGTTACGCTCGTCGATCTACTGGTTCTTCGCTTTTGCATGGACGAGTTTCTATTTTCTGGCAATGGTAATGGCAGTCACTCCCCATTGAGTCGGCTGCGCGATCGCTTCGTCCAACAGTGGGAGACCCAACTCGCTAGCGAGGCGATCGCCGGAACCAGTTATCGTCAATGTTTGTTCGCTCAAGTCCGCCGCTACCGTGAAGCATTGTGGGGCGATCGGCTTTACTCGCCCGTATTGCTGCGATCGGAAAGCTTCGTCTCCGGGCAACCGTTGCGGGCGCTGCGATCGCGGCGCTCTCCGTGCACTCACTTAACTTAA
- a CDS encoding RAMP superfamily CRISPR-associated protein, with translation MNLPLPTSLPRWYTVKENEEKGWTPETDDIVDKPENREITQAWNGSFCPPEASQFTLRLNNLQVISPVQVGGGSFREGHILPAQFGGIPCIPGSSIRGALLKWMRRIWSDLPPDEQAFWNKLIEGDRSGWQPRQIRFESLFLKKHLKPFPLYAQQSWQVFDTRSNQLGVQWQVSPVLPPTSPPKFSIQVLLSQEATESEKSWLRNRLEEMLKEQGLGRGTASGFGRMARSLPLTATWEIALTGTKPAIQQQDNKENIVGKYRWSPQVLRATLRGYFTRVALSLLSRNDAETLTSKIFGGLNSPARLTLTSYLTQCQRSPTAGTNYANIPAKDAHSTWIIRADCTPEFQDLIDPLLNIASRIGGLGPGWRRPPHSFRNNSLFRGSEFTLTPKSEDSIDGLIEGVRSRIRRLAAEYDLRTFQQPRSVLGGIVSIWQGKPDAWEAIVHGVCSTQNNSKPDWCGNSKTRPSGYAVRKYEDCCWITVFDAGVENTLEDRGFRKIWPRSPQ, from the coding sequence ATGAACTTACCCTTACCCACTAGCCTACCTCGCTGGTATACGGTTAAAGAAAACGAGGAGAAAGGATGGACTCCCGAAACGGATGATATTGTCGATAAGCCAGAAAATCGCGAAATTACCCAAGCGTGGAATGGTAGTTTTTGCCCACCGGAGGCGAGTCAATTTACCTTACGGTTAAACAATCTGCAAGTCATTAGTCCCGTGCAAGTCGGTGGGGGCAGTTTCCGAGAAGGCCATATTTTACCCGCACAATTTGGGGGAATTCCTTGCATACCGGGATCGAGTATTCGTGGAGCATTACTCAAGTGGATGAGACGAATTTGGTCGGATTTACCCCCCGACGAACAAGCTTTTTGGAATAAATTGATCGAAGGCGATCGCAGTGGGTGGCAACCGCGTCAAATTCGCTTTGAAAGCCTGTTTTTGAAAAAGCACTTAAAACCCTTTCCCCTCTACGCACAACAATCTTGGCAGGTTTTCGATACACGCAGTAATCAGCTCGGAGTACAATGGCAAGTATCTCCTGTTTTGCCCCCGACCAGTCCGCCTAAGTTTTCGATCCAAGTTTTACTCTCCCAAGAAGCCACTGAGTCCGAAAAAAGTTGGCTGAGAAACCGATTGGAGGAGATGTTAAAAGAGCAGGGTCTGGGAAGGGGAACGGCTTCCGGGTTTGGTCGGATGGCGCGATCGCTGCCTTTAACTGCAACTTGGGAAATTGCCCTCACTGGCACTAAACCTGCGATACAACAGCAAGATAATAAAGAGAATATAGTCGGTAAATATCGCTGGAGTCCCCAAGTGCTGCGGGCCACTTTGCGGGGTTATTTTACCCGCGTGGCGCTGTCATTGCTCTCTCGAAACGATGCTGAAACCCTCACCAGTAAAATCTTTGGCGGGTTGAACTCTCCGGCGCGATTGACTTTGACGAGTTATTTGACCCAGTGTCAGCGATCGCCCACTGCTGGAACAAATTATGCGAATATTCCCGCTAAAGACGCGCACAGCACTTGGATAATTCGAGCCGATTGTACCCCAGAATTTCAGGATTTGATAGACCCGTTGTTAAATATTGCCAGTCGCATAGGCGGGTTAGGACCGGGATGGCGTCGTCCCCCACATTCTTTTAGAAATAACTCCCTATTTCGCGGCAGTGAATTCACCCTCACCCCGAAATCGGAAGACTCGATTGACGGTTTAATCGAGGGGGTGCGAAGTCGGATTCGCCGTCTAGCTGCGGAGTATGATTTGCGGACTTTTCAGCAACCGAGAAGCGTACTCGGTGGGATTGTCAGCATTTGGCAAGGAAAACCCGACGCATGGGAGGCGATCGTGCATGGGGTATGCAGCACCCAGAATAATTCTAAACCGGACTGGTGCGGCAATTCCAAAACGCGCCCATCGGGTTATGCGGTACGGAAGTATGAGGATTGCTGCTGGATTACGGTATTCGATGCGGGTGTCGAAAACACTTTAGAGGATCGAGGATTTCGTAAAATTTGGCCGCGATCGCCTCAATGA
- the cas2 gene encoding CRISPR-associated endonuclease Cas2, whose product MLYLVCYDITKDSRRVRVAKLLETYGMRVQQSVFELVLNEQQYATLEKRLVKLLDRREDQLRFYPLPPQVRDRVTILGVRSPFAIDDPTIIV is encoded by the coding sequence ATGTTGTATTTAGTTTGTTACGATATCACGAAAGATAGTCGGCGCGTTCGGGTCGCCAAGCTGTTAGAAACTTATGGAATGCGGGTACAACAGTCTGTTTTCGAGCTGGTCTTGAACGAACAGCAGTACGCCACCTTGGAAAAGCGCCTGGTCAAACTCCTCGATCGCCGGGAAGACCAGTTACGGTTTTATCCGTTACCGCCACAAGTTCGCGATCGGGTAACGATTTTAGGAGTGCGATCTCCCTTTGCGATCGACGATCCCACCATTATCGTTTGA
- a CDS encoding RAMP superfamily CRISPR-associated protein, which translates to MAIEWLICREPVHIGGADSSSRGNNNPIYRLSDRTPTIPGSSLRGALREGAEHSSEYQGYVSNWFGGKDENISPGYIALGWGWPVWWPIHVLGYGSWWVSCPAWLNRYQQLSQQNLLNLTEGNIYATDPQFNNQTVYLRWLKLTQIQTCTLSLPAPSEVPPDRRIIVPSDSINLIVDMGLVRQPRVSLNEEPDKKGSLVKNLFAVEGLPPGAVFMTSWTIRNPEKVEQIGEWEKFLRSEHYLGGLWSVGYGRIAIAQTADSTLSQE; encoded by the coding sequence ATGGCAATTGAATGGTTGATTTGTCGCGAACCCGTGCATATTGGGGGTGCGGATAGCAGTTCTCGGGGGAATAATAATCCCATTTACCGTCTGAGCGATCGCACTCCCACTATTCCCGGCAGTTCCCTCCGGGGTGCCTTGCGCGAAGGTGCCGAACACAGTTCCGAGTATCAAGGGTATGTGAGTAATTGGTTTGGCGGCAAAGATGAAAATATCTCACCGGGTTATATTGCCTTGGGTTGGGGATGGCCCGTGTGGTGGCCGATTCACGTTTTGGGGTATGGCAGTTGGTGGGTGAGTTGTCCCGCTTGGTTGAATCGCTATCAGCAATTATCTCAGCAAAATCTGCTGAATTTGACCGAGGGAAATATCTACGCCACCGATCCTCAATTCAATAACCAAACGGTGTATCTGCGCTGGTTGAAGTTAACCCAAATCCAAACCTGTACTCTGAGTTTACCCGCCCCCTCAGAGGTTCCCCCGGATCGCCGCATTATCGTTCCCAGCGATAGTATCAATTTAATCGTGGATATGGGATTGGTTCGACAACCGCGAGTGAGTTTAAACGAGGAACCCGATAAGAAAGGCAGTTTGGTCAAGAATCTGTTTGCGGTGGAAGGGTTGCCTCCGGGGGCGGTGTTTATGACCAGTTGGACGATTCGCAACCCGGAAAAAGTGGAACAGATAGGGGAATGGGAGAAATTTTTGCGATCGGAGCATTATTTAGGAGGATTGTGGAGTGTCGGTTACGGGCGAATTGCGATCGCTCAAACAGCCGATTCTACCCTTTCTCAAGAATAA
- a CDS encoding nucleotidyltransferase family protein: MSITFRQSKIEIPEAAIAQICQDYHIRKLALFGSILRDDFRPDSDIDILVEFQPGKTPGFGFIDIQDCLSNLLGRTVDLNTPQDLSRYFRDRVVSEAEVIYGER; encoded by the coding sequence ATGTCCATCACCTTCAGGCAGTCTAAAATTGAAATTCCCGAAGCGGCGATCGCTCAAATTTGCCAGGATTACCATATCCGCAAACTCGCCCTTTTTGGTTCGATTCTGCGTGATGACTTTCGTCCGGATAGCGATATCGATATTCTGGTTGAATTCCAACCGGGAAAAACACCCGGTTTTGGTTTCATCGACATCCAAGACTGTCTCAGCAACTTACTGGGACGGACTGTGGATTTGAATACTCCCCAAGACCTCAGTCGCTATTTTCGCGATCGCGTGGTTTCAGAAGCTGAGGTGATTTATGGTGAACGCTGA